A genomic stretch from Thermomonospora umbrina includes:
- a CDS encoding aminotransferase class I/II-fold pyridoxal phosphate-dependent enzyme has translation MDHSRAPVLQALADYRQRGDIPFTPPGHKQARGADPRVREVLGDGVFHSDVLAVSGLDDRRSTHGVLAEAQRLMADAVRAEQTFFSTCGSSLSVKSAMLAVAGPHEKLIVGRDAHKSVISGLILSGVRPIWVEPQWDPDLHVAHPPSPEAVEDAFAEHPDARGALVTSPTPYGTCADLRRIAGICHAHGRPLIVDEAWGAHLPFHPDLPGWAMDAGADVCVTSVHKMGAGLEQGSVFHQQGELVDPAVLKAREDLLGTTSPSVLLYAGLDGWRRQMVERGEELLGAALKLAAEVRERIEAIEGLHVTGAEFVAPGRAYDLDPLQVVVDLEGLGISGYRAADRLREHRRVAMHLADHRRVSAQLTFADDSETAEALVDALEDLAAHAGELEGAPEVHVPSPGELRLELVHLPRDAFFGRTEQVPAERAVGEISAEMLTPYPPGIPAVLPGERIEAPVLDYLRSGVRAGMVVPDAVDPSLESVRIMVAK, from the coding sequence ATGGATCACTCGCGAGCCCCCGTCCTGCAGGCACTGGCCGACTACCGGCAGCGAGGCGACATCCCGTTCACCCCGCCGGGGCACAAGCAGGCGCGGGGCGCGGACCCGAGGGTCCGCGAGGTCCTGGGCGACGGCGTGTTCCACTCCGACGTGCTCGCCGTCTCCGGGCTGGACGACCGGCGCTCCACCCACGGCGTGCTGGCCGAGGCGCAGCGGTTGATGGCCGACGCGGTGCGCGCCGAGCAGACGTTCTTCTCGACCTGCGGCAGTTCGCTGTCGGTGAAGAGCGCGATGCTGGCGGTGGCGGGGCCGCACGAGAAGCTGATCGTCGGCCGTGACGCGCACAAGTCGGTGATCTCCGGGCTCATCCTCAGCGGCGTGCGGCCCATCTGGGTCGAGCCGCAGTGGGACCCGGACCTGCACGTGGCGCACCCGCCGTCGCCGGAGGCGGTCGAGGACGCGTTCGCCGAGCATCCCGACGCACGCGGGGCGCTGGTGACGAGTCCCACCCCGTACGGCACCTGCGCCGACCTGCGTCGGATCGCCGGGATCTGCCACGCCCACGGGCGGCCCCTGATCGTCGACGAGGCGTGGGGCGCGCACCTGCCGTTCCATCCCGACCTGCCGGGCTGGGCGATGGACGCCGGGGCCGACGTGTGCGTGACCAGCGTGCACAAGATGGGCGCCGGGCTGGAGCAGGGCTCGGTGTTCCACCAGCAGGGCGAGCTGGTCGACCCCGCGGTCCTCAAGGCCCGCGAGGACCTGCTCGGCACCACCAGCCCGTCGGTGCTGCTCTACGCCGGGCTGGACGGCTGGCGGCGGCAGATGGTCGAGCGGGGCGAGGAGCTGCTCGGCGCGGCCCTCAAGCTCGCCGCCGAGGTCCGCGAGCGCATCGAGGCCATCGAGGGGCTGCACGTCACCGGTGCGGAGTTCGTCGCTCCCGGGCGCGCCTACGATCTCGACCCGCTGCAGGTGGTCGTCGACCTGGAGGGGCTGGGCATCAGCGGGTACCGCGCCGCCGACCGGCTCCGCGAGCACCGTCGCGTCGCCATGCACCTGGCCGACCACCGGCGGGTCAGCGCCCAGCTCACCTTCGCCGACGACAGCGAGACCGCCGAGGCGCTGGTGGACGCGTTGGAGGACCTGGCCGCCCACGCCGGCGAGCTGGAGGGCGCGCCCGAGGTCCACGTCCCGTCGCCGGGGGAGCTGCGGCTCGAGCTGGTGCACCTGCCGCGCGACGCGTTCTTCGGCCGGACCGAGCAGGTGCCCGCCGAACGGGCCGTGGGGGAGATCAGCGCCGAGATGCTCACCCCGTACCCTCCGGGCATCCCGGCCGTCCTGCCGGGGGAGCGCATCGAGGCCCCGGTGCTCGACTACCTGCGCTCGGGCGTGCGGGCGGGGATGGTGGTCCCCGACGCCGTCGATCCGTCGCTGGAGAGCGTTCGCATCATGGTCGCCAAATAA
- a CDS encoding FUSC family protein: protein MPNRSVVPERVRSAASVASPERLRVVSRSAQPAAVFIARLVGTAVAAYVIALWLLPVPAPVLAPLTALLVVQVSLFQTLRSAAERILSVTAGVILAVALVELLGFTWWSLGVTIAVALALGHLLRLGDHLLEVPISAMLILQLGSDTAAADRVVETLIGATVGLLAGLVASPVRVRPAEEAICDLGRSMQRVLDHMADNLETEPGAKVAADWLERSRQLSREIQDGDRALAEAEESARLNPRTRVGSAQEPGPALRAAVEDLEHASVSIRGLARSMVDRTDLVLSDRAGLGAEMWEADVRDRLACTLRELAAGTSVYAQAATTSSADDAVRLTAELEGRVSEARRRRDELGRLLREDPGHWPLHGELLVHLDRLIDGLQAAGRGPVTHRPSPRRPITRSSAVRIPTTTRRLVARRRHAATRHATSAERGSGPMRLM from the coding sequence GTGCCCAACCGTTCCGTCGTTCCCGAGCGCGTGCGCAGCGCCGCTTCCGTCGCGTCCCCCGAGCGTCTGCGGGTGGTCAGCCGGAGCGCGCAGCCCGCCGCCGTCTTCATCGCCCGGCTCGTCGGCACCGCGGTCGCCGCCTACGTGATCGCCCTCTGGCTGCTGCCCGTGCCCGCTCCGGTGCTGGCCCCGCTGACCGCCCTGCTGGTCGTGCAGGTCTCGCTGTTCCAGACGCTGCGCAGCGCCGCCGAGCGGATCCTGTCCGTCACCGCGGGGGTGATCCTGGCCGTCGCGCTGGTCGAGCTGCTCGGCTTCACCTGGTGGAGCCTGGGGGTGACCATCGCCGTCGCCCTGGCCCTCGGCCACCTGCTCCGGCTGGGCGACCACCTGCTCGAGGTGCCGATCAGCGCGATGCTGATCCTGCAGCTCGGCTCCGACACCGCCGCCGCCGACCGGGTCGTGGAGACGCTCATCGGCGCGACCGTCGGACTGCTGGCGGGGCTGGTCGCCTCGCCCGTACGGGTGCGTCCCGCCGAAGAGGCGATCTGCGACCTCGGCCGTTCCATGCAGCGGGTGCTGGACCACATGGCGGACAACCTGGAGACCGAGCCCGGGGCGAAGGTCGCCGCCGACTGGCTGGAACGGTCCCGGCAGCTCTCCCGGGAGATCCAGGACGGCGACAGGGCGCTCGCCGAGGCCGAGGAGAGCGCCCGGCTCAACCCCAGGACCCGGGTGGGGAGCGCCCAGGAGCCCGGCCCGGCCCTGCGCGCGGCGGTGGAGGACCTCGAGCACGCCTCCGTCAGCATCCGGGGGTTGGCCCGCTCCATGGTCGACCGCACCGACCTGGTGCTCAGCGACCGGGCCGGGCTCGGCGCCGAGATGTGGGAGGCCGACGTGCGCGACCGGCTCGCCTGCACGCTGCGCGAGCTGGCCGCCGGCACCAGCGTCTACGCCCAGGCGGCCACCACGTCCTCCGCCGACGACGCGGTGCGGCTCACCGCCGAGCTGGAGGGCCGCGTGTCCGAGGCCCGACGCCGCCGGGACGAGCTGGGCCGGCTGCTCCGCGAGGACCCCGGACACTGGCCGCTGCACGGTGAGCTGCTGGTGCACCTGGACCGCCTCATCGACGGCCTGCAGGCGGCGGGCCGGGGCCCGGTGACCCACCGCCCCTCGCCCCGACGCCCCATCACCCGCAGCTCGGCGGTGCGGATCCCCACCACCACGCGCAGGCTGGTCGCCCGCCGCCGGCACGCGGCGACCCGTCACGCCACCAGCGCCGAACGGGGATCGGGCCCGATGCGCCTCATGTGA
- a CDS encoding hemerythrin domain-containing protein has translation MTRPQTMTETDVIDLLVHQHAMIRDLFAEVLEHSGDARKESFQKLVRLLAVHETAEEEIVHPTARRSLPGGEGMVDDRLQEEREAKEMLAELDGMDVHDPRFMPGLDRLRLAVLTHARAEERYEFDRLRDEFSDAQRRAMARAVKAAEATAPTHPHPGTESATANLTVGPLAAMVDRVRDIIRKD, from the coding sequence GTGACCCGTCCGCAGACCATGACCGAGACCGACGTGATCGACCTGCTGGTCCACCAGCACGCCATGATCCGCGATCTGTTCGCCGAGGTGCTGGAGCACTCCGGCGACGCGCGCAAGGAGTCGTTCCAGAAGCTGGTGCGCCTGCTGGCCGTCCACGAGACCGCCGAGGAGGAGATCGTCCACCCGACCGCCCGCCGCAGCCTGCCCGGCGGCGAGGGCATGGTCGACGACCGGCTCCAGGAGGAGCGGGAGGCCAAGGAGATGCTCGCCGAGCTGGACGGCATGGACGTCCACGACCCGCGGTTCATGCCCGGGCTGGACCGGCTGCGCCTCGCCGTGCTCACCCACGCCCGCGCCGAGGAGCGCTACGAGTTCGACCGGCTGCGGGACGAGTTCAGCGACGCCCAACGGCGTGCGATGGCCCGGGCGGTCAAGGCGGCGGAGGCCACGGCGCCGACCCATCCCCATCCCGGCACGGAGAGCGCCACCGCGAACCTGACCGTCGGTCCGCTCGCCGCCATGGTCGACCGGGTGCGCGACATCATCCGCAAGGACTGA
- a CDS encoding putative glycoside hydrolase, translated as MKTINSARPWMVAAGSTAAVTAVLVAGGLVIKQIAGPDLTVTTVRDGAVLGGAAARGQTLTITAGEPAKVRARLDGRPLALRVEGGRLVAGLGGLAEGRHELSVTAPGSLPLTDGTVTRNFRVDATPPGVKVDGVASGGGMAPHLRARGLRQAFSLTGEVEGAVRVTSDGRPVELDDGRFSLDYKVPPDAVRLTAYDAAGNRTDHTVPVVVPHPEMRAVHVTAMAWASQPLRDRVLQMAREGRINAVQLDVKDEDGIVGYASQVALARQVKAARPIYDARKALDQLHAMNVRVVGRIVAFRDPQLGRASWRSGKRDRLVRTSGGDAYGAHYGVQSFTNFADPEVRRYNIDLAVEAARLGFDDILYDYVRRPDGPLRSMRFPGLKGSVEDSVASFVAETRRVVRPHGAFLGASVYGIAATRPLEIGQDIAKIGRHVDYVAPMLYPSHWGTGEFGIKNPDAEPYKTVHASMLTFHKVLRGTSAQVIPWLQDFTMGHRYGNAEVKAQIDAAAKTGSPSFLLWDPSVRYHPDALPRRATGKAA; from the coding sequence ATGAAAACGATCAACAGCGCGCGGCCCTGGATGGTGGCCGCGGGCTCCACGGCGGCGGTGACGGCCGTCCTGGTCGCGGGGGGCCTGGTGATCAAGCAGATCGCCGGGCCCGACCTCACCGTGACCACCGTCCGGGACGGCGCCGTGCTGGGCGGCGCCGCCGCGCGGGGGCAGACCCTGACCATCACCGCCGGGGAGCCCGCCAAGGTGCGGGCCCGACTCGACGGCCGCCCGCTGGCGCTGCGCGTCGAGGGCGGCCGGCTCGTCGCCGGCCTCGGCGGTCTCGCCGAGGGCCGCCACGAGCTGTCGGTCACCGCGCCGGGCAGCCTGCCGCTGACCGACGGCACCGTCACCCGGAACTTCCGCGTGGACGCCACGCCGCCGGGGGTGAAGGTCGACGGCGTCGCCTCCGGCGGCGGCATGGCGCCCCATCTGCGGGCCCGCGGGCTGCGCCAGGCGTTCTCCCTGACCGGCGAGGTCGAGGGCGCCGTCCGGGTGACCAGCGACGGCCGCCCGGTCGAACTCGACGACGGGAGGTTCTCGCTCGACTACAAGGTTCCGCCGGACGCCGTCCGGCTGACCGCCTACGACGCCGCCGGGAACCGCACCGACCACACCGTGCCCGTGGTGGTGCCGCATCCGGAGATGCGCGCCGTCCACGTCACCGCCATGGCGTGGGCGTCGCAGCCGCTGCGCGACCGGGTGCTGCAGATGGCCCGCGAGGGGCGCATCAACGCCGTCCAGCTCGACGTCAAGGACGAGGACGGCATCGTCGGCTACGCCTCCCAGGTCGCGCTGGCCCGGCAGGTCAAGGCCGCGCGGCCGATCTACGACGCCCGCAAGGCCCTGGATCAGTTGCACGCCATGAACGTGCGGGTGGTCGGCCGGATCGTCGCGTTCCGCGACCCGCAGCTCGGCCGGGCGTCCTGGCGCTCGGGCAAGCGCGACCGGCTGGTCCGCACCTCGGGCGGCGACGCCTACGGGGCGCACTACGGCGTCCAGTCGTTCACGAACTTCGCCGATCCCGAGGTCCGCAGGTACAACATCGACCTCGCGGTGGAGGCGGCCCGGCTGGGCTTCGACGACATCCTGTACGACTACGTGCGGCGCCCGGACGGGCCGCTGCGCTCCATGCGCTTCCCCGGCCTCAAGGGCTCGGTGGAGGACAGCGTGGCGTCGTTCGTCGCGGAGACCCGGCGCGTGGTCCGCCCGCACGGCGCGTTCCTGGGCGCGTCCGTGTACGGCATCGCCGCCACCCGGCCGCTGGAGATCGGCCAGGACATCGCCAAGATCGGCCGGCACGTGGACTACGTGGCCCCGATGCTCTACCCCTCGCACTGGGGGACGGGCGAGTTCGGGATCAAGAACCCCGACGCCGAGCCGTACAAGACCGTGCACGCCTCGATGCTGACGTTCCACAAGGTGCTGCGCGGCACCTCGGCCCAGGTCATCCCGTGGCTGCAGGACTTCACGATGGGACACCGGTACGGGAACGCCGAGGTCAAGGCCCAGATCGACGCGGCGGCCAAGACCGGCAGCCCGTCGTTCCTGCTGTGGGACCCGTCCGTCCGCTACCACCCCGACGCGCTGCCGCGCCGGGCGACGGGGAAGGCCGCATGA
- a CDS encoding polysaccharide deacetylase family protein, giving the protein MSMGKGGTRLAAVLAAASVAAGACGGSQGAHTAGDHAPAQGAAAPAKRPQVDPAKVRANELGRVPVLMYHQIVPKPATVYDRTPAELRAELDRLAREGYVPITAAEFAAGRIDVPAGRHPVVLTFDDSTISQFALGADGRPRPDTAVGILLDAGRRHPGFRPVATMFVNGSPFNDPGGRRTLSWLHRHGFEIGNHTSTHANLGSSSAAVVRKEIAGNQKAITEAVPGMTVRTLALPFGIKPRPPALARHGESGGVRYDHQGIFLVGSNPSPSPYDASFDPQNIPRIRSQGPKGQDAKFASAHWLDQLDTPEGDRYTSDGDPSKISYPRAATTQIAPAWRKMARPY; this is encoded by the coding sequence ATGAGCATGGGCAAGGGCGGAACCAGGCTCGCGGCCGTGCTGGCGGCCGCGTCGGTCGCGGCCGGGGCCTGCGGGGGCTCGCAGGGCGCCCACACGGCCGGCGACCACGCGCCCGCGCAGGGCGCGGCCGCTCCCGCGAAGCGGCCCCAGGTCGACCCGGCCAAGGTGCGCGCGAACGAGCTCGGCAGGGTGCCGGTGCTGATGTACCACCAGATCGTCCCGAAGCCGGCGACCGTCTACGACCGGACCCCGGCCGAGCTGCGCGCCGAGCTCGACCGGCTGGCCCGCGAGGGGTACGTCCCCATCACGGCGGCCGAGTTCGCCGCCGGGCGGATCGACGTCCCGGCGGGCCGGCATCCGGTCGTGCTGACCTTCGACGACAGCACGATCAGCCAGTTCGCGCTCGGGGCCGACGGGCGGCCCCGACCGGACACCGCGGTGGGGATCCTGCTGGACGCCGGACGCCGTCATCCGGGGTTCCGTCCGGTGGCGACCATGTTCGTCAACGGGAGCCCGTTCAACGATCCCGGCGGCCGGCGGACGCTGAGCTGGCTCCACCGGCACGGCTTCGAGATCGGCAACCACACCTCCACGCACGCCAATCTGGGCTCGTCGAGCGCCGCCGTGGTCCGCAAGGAGATCGCCGGCAACCAGAAGGCGATCACCGAGGCGGTGCCCGGCATGACGGTGCGGACGCTGGCGCTGCCGTTCGGCATCAAGCCCCGGCCGCCGGCGCTGGCGCGGCACGGCGAGAGCGGCGGCGTCCGCTACGACCACCAGGGGATCTTCCTGGTGGGCTCGAACCCGTCGCCCTCGCCGTACGACGCGTCCTTCGACCCGCAGAACATCCCGCGGATCCGCTCGCAGGGCCCGAAGGGCCAGGACGCGAAATTCGCGTCCGCGCACTGGCTGGACCAACTCGACACGCCGGAGGGCGACCGCTACACCTCCGACGGCGATCCGTCGAAGATCTCCTACCCGCGGGCCGCCACCACGCAGATCGCGCCCGCCTGGCGGAAGATGGCCCGGCCCTACTGA
- a CDS encoding copper resistance CopC family protein: MSMTFVAAARRAAAMVAALLTALVVVGVAAPSAQAHTALKESSPAKDATVPSPSEIALTYTDEVMLPQVVLTDPRGQRRQGPKPTVTGTKVTLPIEGSLEPGTYTVAWRVVSADGHPVTGTYEFTVEGTASTPAPASSEQQAPPVTETATPTAANDGGSGGWLWVGLGALAVAALAGGGALLLVRRRPGPGRP; the protein is encoded by the coding sequence ATGTCCATGACGTTCGTCGCCGCCGCCCGCCGGGCTGCGGCGATGGTGGCGGCGCTGCTGACGGCCTTGGTGGTCGTCGGCGTCGCCGCGCCGTCGGCCCAGGCCCATACGGCCCTTAAGGAGTCGTCCCCGGCCAAGGACGCCACCGTGCCGTCCCCATCGGAGATCGCGCTCACCTATACCGACGAGGTGATGCTGCCGCAGGTGGTGCTGACCGACCCGCGAGGGCAGCGGCGTCAGGGGCCGAAGCCCACGGTGACGGGCACCAAGGTCACGCTGCCGATCGAGGGGTCGTTGGAGCCCGGGACGTACACGGTCGCCTGGCGGGTGGTGTCTGCGGACGGCCACCCGGTCACGGGAACGTACGAGTTCACCGTCGAGGGAACGGCGAGCACCCCGGCCCCGGCCTCGTCGGAGCAGCAGGCGCCGCCCGTCACCGAGACCGCGACACCCACGGCCGCGAACGACGGCGGGAGCGGCGGCTGGCTGTGGGTCGGGCTGGGCGCGTTGGCCGTCGCGGCGTTGGCCGGGGGAGGGGCGCTGCTCCTCGTCCGGCGTCGTCCCGGTCCCGGACGCCCCTGA